A single region of the Saprospiraceae bacterium genome encodes:
- a CDS encoding (2Fe-2S)-binding protein, whose amino-acid sequence MAIFNLNINGKKQQVDVDPTTPMLWVLRDHLQMVGTKYGCGIAACGACTIHLDGVAMRSCQLPVSAVADQAITTIEGLSEKGDHPLQKAWLEHDVPQCGYCQAGQIMNAAALLANNPNPSDEEIEATMNGNICRCGTYTRIKAAIKTAAVSS is encoded by the coding sequence ATGGCAATTTTCAACTTAAACATCAACGGAAAAAAACAACAGGTAGATGTCGATCCCACCACGCCTATGCTTTGGGTGCTGAGGGATCATCTCCAAATGGTAGGCACCAAATACGGTTGTGGTATTGCGGCCTGTGGCGCCTGTACGATCCACCTCGACGGGGTAGCCATGCGCTCCTGTCAACTCCCGGTGTCAGCGGTAGCCGACCAGGCGATCACCACCATCGAAGGACTGTCGGAAAAGGGAGACCACCCGCTGCAAAAAGCCTGGCTAGAACACGACGTACCCCAATGCGGCTACTGTCAGGCAGGGCAAATCATGAATGCTGCCGCTTTGTTGGCGAACAACCCGAACCCCAGCGATGAGGAAATTGAAGCGACCATGAACGGCAATATTTGTCGATGCGGCACCTATACCCGCATCAAGGCAGCGATCAAAACGGCTGCGGTCAGTAGTTAG